Within Acidimicrobiales bacterium, the genomic segment CGTCACCCGCCTCGGCCAGCGCCAGGCGCAGCTCGGCGATGTCGTCGCGCAGGAGCGCGGCCTCCTCGTAGCGCAGCTCCGACGCCGCCAGGCGCATCTCCTGCTCGAGGCGCACCACCAGACGCTGCAGCTCGTCGACGGGCAGCTCGCCGAGGTCCGCCATCTCATCGGCGGCGCTGACGCGCCCGCCCACGCCCCGACCCCCGACCCCGTCGCGCCGGGGCCCGCGCCCCGCCCGCACCTGGGCGCCGGGCCGGGCCCGGCCCCCGCGGCTCCCCCGCCCGGGCCCGGTGGGGGCACCGCCGGCGGGCCGGATGCGGGCCAGGATGTCGGTGACGGCCTTGCGCACCGTGGTGGGGTCGATGCCGTGCTCGGCGTTGTAGGCCTGCTGGATGGCCCGGCGGCGCTGGGTCTCGGAGATGGCCTGCCGCATGGCGTCGGTGATGGTGTCGGCGTACAGCACGACCAGCCCGTCGACGTTGCGCGCGGCGCGCCCCATGGTCTGGATGAGCGACGACGCCGAGCGCAGGAACCCGGTCTTGTCGGCGTCCAAGATGGCCACCAGCCGGACCTCGGGGAGGTCGAGGCCCTCGCGCAGGAGGTTGATCCCCACGAGCACGTCGTACTCGCCCAGGCGCAGGTCGCGCAGCAGCTCGATGCGGGTGATGGTGTCGATGTCGGAGTGCAGGTAGCGCACCCGGACGCCCAGCTCGAGCAGGTAGTCGGTGAGGTCCTCGGCCATCTTCTTGGTGAGCGTGGTGACGAGCGACCGGCCCCCGGCCTCCGACGCCTCGTGGATGCGTTCGAGGAGGTCGTCGATCTGCCCCGTGGTCGGCCGGACCACGACCTCGGGGTCGACCAGGCCGGTGGGGCGGATGACCTGCTCGACCACCTGGCTCGACACGTCGAGCTCGTAGGCGCTCGGGGTCGCCGACAGGAACACGACCTGGCCCACCCGCTCCATGAACTCGTCGAAGGTGAGCGGGCGGTTGTCGAGCGCCGAGGGCAGCCGGAAGCCGTGCTCCACCAGCGTCGCCTTGCGGGACCGGTCCCCCTCGAACTGGCCGTGGATCTGGGGGACGGCGACGTGGCTCTCGTCGATGACGGTCAGGAAGTCCTCGGGGAAGAAGTCGAGCAGGGTGTGGGCCGGCTCACCGGCGCGCCGGCCGTCGAGGTGGCGGCTGTAGTTCTCGATGCCGTTGCACACACCCACCTCGGCCAGCATCTCGAGGTCGTGCTCGGTGCGCAGCCGCAGCCGCTGGGCCTCGAGCAGCTTGCCCTGGGCCTGCAGCTCGCCCAGGCGCTGCCCGAGCTCGGCCTGGATGGAGTCGACGGCGCGCCGCATGGTCTCGTCGCCGGCCACGTAGTGGGTGGCGGCGAACACCACCAGCTCGTCGATGTCCTCCCCGGTGTCGCCGGTGAGCGCGTCGAACCGACGGATCCGCTCGACCTCGTCGCCGAAGAGCTCGATGCGCACGGCCTGCTCCTCGTACACCGGGTGCAGCTCGACGGTGTCGCCGCGCACCCGGAAGTG encodes:
- the uvrB gene encoding excinuclease ABC subunit UvrB, whose protein sequence is MTRLEVVTPLRPAGDQPRAIEQLSAGIAAGDRFQTLRGITGSGKTATIAWTIEQAQRPTLVIEPNKSLAAQLAAELKELFPDNRVEYFVSYYDYYQPEAYLPSSDTYIEKDSSINDEIDRLRHATTSSLLLRRDVIVVASVSCIYGLGSPEEYSQRILAVRPGDTVDQRDLLRRLVDLHYDRNDAVLTRGHFRVRGDTVELHPVYEEQAVRIELFGDEVERIRRFDALTGDTGEDIDELVVFAATHYVAGDETMRRAVDSIQAELGQRLGELQAQGKLLEAQRLRLRTEHDLEMLAEVGVCNGIENYSRHLDGRRAGEPAHTLLDFFPEDFLTVIDESHVAVPQIHGQFEGDRSRKATLVEHGFRLPSALDNRPLTFDEFMERVGQVVFLSATPSAYELDVSSQVVEQVIRPTGLVDPEVVVRPTTGQIDDLLERIHEASEAGGRSLVTTLTKKMAEDLTDYLLELGVRVRYLHSDIDTITRIELLRDLRLGEYDVLVGINLLREGLDLPEVRLVAILDADKTGFLRSASSLIQTMGRAARNVDGLVVLYADTITDAMRQAISETQRRRAIQQAYNAEHGIDPTTVRKAVTDILARIRPAGGAPTGPGRGSRGGRARPGAQVRAGRGPRRDGVGGRGVGGRVSAADEMADLGELPVDELQRLVVRLEQEMRLAASELRYEEAALLRDDIAELRLALAEAGDVPGAPGAAPVPVRAV